The window ATAGAAACATAAACTTGGACTGGATTAAGGAGGATACTGACATTGAGGAAGAGATTAATGCTTGCATTTCTGGTCCTGATGATCGCTGGGTTTCAACCACACACCAAGCCCTGATGCATGATCATGTTGGTGTGCTGCCTCCTCTGACGACATCCTTCTTCCTCCTATCAGAAAAATCAGATGGTAGGAGGGTGGTATTACCAGCTGCCATGTTCTCAGACAACAATAGGCTTCGTGTGTTACATCTATCTTGGTGCACCTTCAGTTTTACATCTCCTCCCTTCTTCTGTTGCAGCCACCTAAGATTCCTCCTGCTGGATCACTGCACAGATGTCAGAGAGGAGGAGCATCAAAGCAACAACCAAAATGGATCATGTTTTCAAAAGTTGTGGGTGTTGGACCTGAGGCATACAGACTGGTActcaaaagcgatgatatgtttaATGGATGAACTCAGGGAGCTGAATATGGAGGGAGTTAGGGATTGGATGAGCATAGCTCATCTATGTGGCAGTAAAAGTAGCCTTGTCATGCTCCGAGTATCAGCCAACCCGTACTCTGCAAAAGAAATAGTGATGCAACGACCAGTCCTTAACCTATCGAGAGCCAACCACCTTACGACAGTCATCCTTGAGAACTGTGTTGGATTGGAACAAGTTCTCCCTTATGTTTTTCCACCATCACTCGAGTCATTTAGCTTCATCATCATTGATGCTGCTATTGCTAAGATATCTAGCATGTCCTTTGGGGGCCTCATTAAATTGAAGAGTGTGCTGCTGAGAGGCTTGATGAAGAAACTCGAGGAGCTGGACCTCTCGGGCACAGCAGTGAAGACCCTCAACCTCAGAGAAGTGGTAGCACCGAACCTCAAGCGGCTCACCCTATTGGGCTGTGAGAAACTGCAAGCAATACAATGGCCACCAAGTAACAAAAGGACAGAGAAGTTGGAGGTGTTGCGCATTGACACCGTCCGATCTGCATCATCTGGCCAAGCTAATTGGGAAGAAAAGAGCAAGGAGACTAGTGTTGCTACAGGATCATCGTGTATTGTTGCAGTTGCTGCTACAAAACGAGCTGCATCCTTTAATTGGTACATCTCTGTAAGGGATGCAAGGCTCCTTAGGTCGCTAGTGCCTGTCAAAGAATATTTCTGTGGGGTTGGACATGTGGACATGGCATCATCGCCTGCAAGTAGTGTTGTTGTTGCTGCTCATGGAATTAGACAACCTGGTCATTATTTATATGCAAGAGATATCATCTTTAAAGACCACCTACAGGCTGTTGCTACTAATGAAGGTGTGATCAGGTGGATGTGGGCTAGCCCGCCTGCTCTTGCTGTTGATAAATTCAAGGGCTGGTACATCCACATACAAGATGAAGAGGAGATAAAAAGTGGATTACTGCAACAGCAAAATCAACGGGGCAGCACCCAAGGAACTAGTATTGGTGCTGCTTTAATCCTCCCTGATTTTATATATTACTATGCTGAGATGCTACATGTGCATGATAGCTTGTCCATCACTAGCATCCTAGCCCCACGAGATTCACCTTGGGACTGGCTTAAACAGTGCCGAGTTGAGAGGTGCCCCAAGCTAAGCTCTGTCTTTGCTACTCCTACACAAAGTGATGATGATGGCGAGATCATATGCTTTTATTGGTTGACCGCATTTTGGGCATCCCAGCTCCCAATGGTGCACTACATTTGGAACTGGAGTACAAGATGCCCACCCTCCTTTTATTCCTTTAAACACCTTAAAAATTTGCACTTAGACAATTGCCCTAGGCTCATACATGTTCTCCCCCTATCCACGCATATGACTGTCTTGTGGGACCTAGAGACCCTTGAGATAGTGTGTTGTGGCGATCTCGTGGAAATCTTCCCTTTGAGTCCTGAGCGACAAGACAAGCAAACAATTACGGATTTCCCCAACCTGAGGCACATCCACCTCCACGATCTCCCTAGCCTGCAGCACATCTGCGGGAGTAAGATGTTTGCGCCGAAGCTCAAGACTATCAACATAAGGGGCTGCTGGAGCCTCAGGCGTCTGCCCGCCGTTGGCAAGCAATGCCCCGAGGTGAACTGCGAGAAGGATTGGTGGGACAGCTTGGCGTGGGACGAGGGTGATCCGAACCACCATCCTTCACTCTACCGGCTGATCCACTCGAGTTACTACAAGAAGGCCCAGCTGCCGAGAGGCACCGTACTCAGGTGAGATATATTTGGGTCCATCTCTCCATTCATTAATAACTCAGTGTGCTAGTCAGCTTAGTTTCGTCATCATTACCCAGTACTACTCTACTCCCAGTAATTTATATAGTTGATCAATCATCTTATTGGCAATGTATTATGCTGCTTTGTAGGTAATCCACCCCTTCCATGAGTTCATCTTCAGtttgcttcaacataattagcatgtTGATCTACCAAGTTGAAGATTTCTCTGTGATATATGGTTGTGTATGTTGCCTATACCCAAAGTCATGTTGCTT is drawn from Triticum dicoccoides isolate Atlit2015 ecotype Zavitan chromosome 4A, WEW_v2.0, whole genome shotgun sequence and contains these coding sequences:
- the LOC119288221 gene encoding uncharacterized protein LOC119288221, producing MGREIGIKANTIDAAAGEILRIVEDTNEHERNIYFYGWHGLGASTVLRVVAQRLKSSAAQKMKFDKVVHVDCSLWQSIRALQKAVAKELELPQSVMAIFDQHDEEDDFNGIDQGSRGVIWHVTGEIFRKLANSTFVVIFHNGSSHFIDLYECGVPVTAILSNKVLWTWGRRFQLYQSWEEVALENAKVDVDIGIAEWRDHALHEEAAEVAKYMGVLEPDKIVECFRYVWAQRHAGCIDWGMHASNYWVCDGIIQGQGDTSAWEVSDGLHRNINLDWIKEDTDIEEEINACISGPDDRWVSTTHQALMHDHVGVLPPLTTSFFLLSEKSDGRRVVLPAAMFSDNNRLRVLHLSWCTFSFTSPPFFCCSHLRFLLLDHCTDVREEEHQSNNQNGSCFQKLWVLDLRHTDWYSKAMICLMDELRELNMEGVRDWMSIAHLCGSKSSLVMLRVSANPYSAKEIVMQRPVLNLSRANHLTTVILENCVGLEQVLPYVFPPSLESFSFIIIDAAIAKISSMSFGGLIKLKSVLLRGLMKKLEELDLSGTAVKTLNLREVVAPNLKRLTLLGCEKLQAIQWPPSNKRTEKLEVLRIDTVRSASSGQANWEEKSKETSVATGSSCIVAVAATKRAASFNWYISVRDARLLRSLVPVKEYFCGVGHVDMASSPASSVVVAAHGIRQPGHYLYARDIIFKDHLQAVATNEGVIRWMWASPPALAVDKFKGWYIHIQDEEEIKSGLLQQQNQRGSTQGTSIGAALILPDFIYYYAEMLHVHDSLSITSILAPRDSPWDWLKQCRVERCPKLSSVFATPTQSDDDGEIICFYWLTAFWASQLPMVHYIWNWSTRCPPSFYSFKHLKNLHLDNCPRLIHVLPLSTHMTVLWDLETLEIVCCGDLVEIFPLSPERQDKQTITDFPNLRHIHLHDLPSLQHICGSKMFAPKLKTINIRGCWSLRRLPAVGKQCPEVNCEKDWWDSLAWDEGDPNHHPSLYRLIHSSYYKKAQLPRGTVLR